The DNA sequence GATAATCCCTTGTATTTCATCCGTTTCCTCTTTATAATTAAAAGCCACACCAATGTTTTGATCTTTCAAGGCAACAATAAGCTGGTCCCAGTTTTGAGATTGGGGTATAACTGATTTCAAACAATTAAAAATCTCGTATTTGGTTTTATCCGGTTCACATAAACGGTGTTCGTTGATCTTTTCCTTTCCTGATGCAAAATACAGACCGTATTCCAGTGTCAGTTCTTTGCATACTTTTTCACTTCGTGTATGATCAAACCTGTCAGAGATGGTACGCCCATAATCATTAACGCGATTAAAAATTAGGTGAAGGTGCGGGTGTTCTTTGTCGTAATGACGGCCAATCAGGTATTGTGTTTCCAATATTCCCATCCGGCTCATGTAATCATGTGCTATTTGAACCATAAGTTCATT is a window from the Aquipluma nitroreducens genome containing:
- a CDS encoding relaxase/mobilization nuclease domain-containing protein, whose translation is MISKIGKAQEFRSVVNYILEQGKGTEILDSDGVLLYSPDSIIRTFNLQAELNPRLSKPVGHISLNFSVQDKEKLSNELMVQIAHDYMSRMGILETQYLIGRHYDKEHPHLHLIFNRVNDYGRTISDRFDHTRSEKVCKELTLEYGLYFASGKEKINEHRLCEPDKTKYEIFNCLKSVIPQSQNWDQLIVALKDQNIGVAFNYKEETDEIQGIIFNKNGYFFSGSKVDRQFSYSRIDQQLKLGEQK